The following proteins come from a genomic window of Anopheles ziemanni chromosome 3, idAnoZiCoDA_A2_x.2, whole genome shotgun sequence:
- the LOC131288282 gene encoding serine/threonine-protein kinase pakD-like, giving the protein MDNCHNYATTSKKKRIPISDDIHIIIKKFRDKDKHDEKPSTSGDHDYDDDHSMDSEELRRVRHQEPSSSSTLVGITTNSNSNSTTCASVGGTLQTVGLGNSHTVQVQLQAQQQQIISLGQQSVGVGGSLSSNSGAGLACQSSSNVGSQSEDIKQILKKLSNIEELLKIVAEQSLTRLTALKQESGNAQLQTTTIVSGQLTSVDPNPTLQQQQQQQQHQQQQQQQQQQQHQQQQHHHQQQATQAVEIESCFKFPLRSLKELIELNKSICGDESLYNKLFEHLTKIRLECDQNIVINALTSIVSDEVLDAVTWDTGKKFKLSSVVLFSDSLYVAWFKDKMKYDEYVAEMKDAIERSHKRHAKVKTKRNQQSNQLQQQTVSVMHSPLGSNAVGANTSVGAPPGAVNSISCDNSALILKVESLE; this is encoded by the exons ATGGATAATTGCCACAACTATGCGACCACAT cgaaaaagaaacgtaTTCCGATCTCCGACGACATACACATAATCATCAAAAAATTTCGTGACAAGGACAAGCATGATGAAAAGCCAT CCACTTCCGGTGACCACGACTATGACGATGATCACAGCATGGATTCGGAGGAGCTGCGACGAGTGCGGCACCAGGAACCGTCATCTTCGTCAACGTTGGTTGGCATTACTACAAACAGTAACAGCAACAGTACAACATGCGCCTCCGTTGGAGGAACTTTGCAGACGGTCGGTCTCGGAAATAGCCACACAGTGCAGGTGCAGTTGCAagcacagcagcaacaaatcaTCTCGCTCGGACAGCAGTCCGTGGGAGTGGGCGGTTCGCTCTCATCGAACAGCGGCGCCGGTCTAGCATGCCAAAGCAGCAGCAATGTCGGCTCTCAGTCGGAAGACATTAAGCAGATACTGAAAAAGCTGTCCAATATCGAGGAGCTACTGAAGATAGTGGCCGAACAGAGTCTAACTCGTCTAACGGCGCTGAAGCAGGAGTCGGGCAATGCTCAACTGCAGACAACGACGATTGTCTCCGGTCAATTGACTTCCGTAGACCCAAACCCAACgctgcagcaacaacaacaacaacaacaacatcagcaacagcaacaacagcagcaacaacaacagcatcagcagcagcaacatcatcatcagcagcaggcaACGCAAGCAGTTGAGATAGAATCGTGCTTTAAGTTTCCACTGCGGTCTCTTAAGGAGCTGATCGAGCTGAACAAGAGCATCTGCGGCGATGAGTCGCTGTACAACAAGCTGTTCGAGCATCTCACCAAAATAAGACTGGAGTGTGACCAAAATATCGTCATCAATGCGCTAACGTCGATTGTCAGCGACGAGGTGCTCGATGCCGTTACGTGGGACACCGGGAAAAAGTTCAAACTGTCCTCGGTCGTTTTGTTCAGCGATTCGCTGTACG TGGCCTGGTTTAAGGACAAAATGAAGTACGATGAGTACGTCGCCGAAATGAAGGATGCCATCGAACGCTCGCACAAGCGGCACGCGAAAgtcaaaacgaaaagaaaccaacagagcaatcagctgcagcagcagacgGTCTCCGTGATGCACTCTCCCCTGGGGAGTAACGCAGTCGGCGCAAATACCTCCGTCGGTGCGCCCCCCGGAGCGGTAAACTCTATCAGTTGCGACAACAGTGCTTTAATCTTAAAGGTGGAATCTCTTGAGTAG
- the LOC131288280 gene encoding uncharacterized protein LOC131288280, which yields MPAFAEMLVSQSPPVYSHSLPTTDYKPGSGSPGSPGGGNDSTASYFANMGSYCRPASLHLTTQPQSNGPPPLQRQLTPPWGLSPTGGKGPASPRRSCLVVRPDDPTTPEEPEPPIAVDMIPAVEATDAATMTLASEIPAKSKKKVVFADDHGRQLTHVRIMSEPSYMPPIWSLQFLAHVTQGMISPVPQEQWVVDFVQPASDYVRFRQKLDERNVSLENVIIKETEQLIVGTVKVKNLSYHKEVIIRSSCDSWKTHEDTFCTYSVVGNGAVSAYLLYDTFAFKLTLPPKSRRIEFCAAYKCDGVEYWDNNDGRNYSLTNRIAPREDSGAFLSSAAAYSSGHNGRNGTTTPTGAFRSPYVDSSAPLDTWTDMNVESQTGPYCTGDCSLDRCAGHDQTVPDVDVAPGPPRQQMKPIGLNLSYEEGTRGTHVAMAGDRRASTGADTCTHPPVSMKPIVPLGRSASSGKLYYIRERHEGEDLLANLLRLRNLMLNQNVHT from the exons ATGCCAGCCTTTGCGGAAATGTTGGTCTCACAAAGCCCCCCCGTGTACAGCCACTCGCTGCCAACCACGGACTACAAACCTGGTAGTGGGTCCCCGGGATCACCCGGCGGTGGCAATGACAGCACCGCATCCTACTTCGCCAACATGGGCAGCTACTGTCGGCCGGCTTCGCTGCACCTCACGACACAACCACAGTCAAATGGGCCACCCCCGCTCCAGCGCCAGCTTACTCCGCCCTGGGGCCTCAGCCCGACGGGAGGTAAAGGGCCGGCTTCCCCGAGGCGTTCCTGCTTGGTGGTGCGTCCCGACGATCCGACCACACCCGAGGAACCGGAACCGCCCATCGCCGTAGACATGATACCAGCGGTGGAGGCAACGGATGCTGCGACGATGACACTTGCCAGCGAGATCCCCgccaaaagcaaaaagaaggTCGTCTTTGCGGATGACCACGGCCGACAGCTGACACATGTGCGGATAATGAGCGAACCATCCTACATGCCGCCGATCTGGAGCCTGCAGTTTCTGGCCCATGTCACCCAGGGCATGATCAGCCCGGTACCGCAGGAGCAATGGGTGGTCGATTTCGTGCAGCCCGCCAGCGACTACGTGCGCTTCCGGCAGAAGCTGGACGAGCGCAACGTATCGCTCGAGAACGTGATCATCAAAGAGACGGAGCAGCTGATCGTCGGCACGGTGAAGGTGAAGAATCTCTCCTACCACAAAGAGGTCATCATCCGCTCGTCCTGTGACAGCTGGAAAACGCACGAGGATACGTTCTGCACCTACAGTGTG GTTGGCAACGGAGCTGTTTCAGCCTACCTTCTGTATGACACATTTGCCTTCAAGCTTACTCTTCCTCCTAAGTCCAGACGGATTGAGTTTTGCGCCGCATACAAGTGCGATGGCGTCGAGTACTGGGATAACAATGAT GGTCGTAACTATTCCTTGACGAACCGCATTGCCCCACGGGAGGACTCCGGAGCGTTCCTATCGTCCGCCGCGGCGTACAGTAGTGGTCATAATGGGCGCAATGGCACAACGACGCCGACCGGTGCCTTCAGGTCGCCTTACGTCGACTCCAGTGCTCCTCTGGACACCTGGACTGACATGAACGTCGAATCACAAACGGGGCCCTACTG TACGGGTGACTGCTCGCTGGACCGTTGTGCCGGGCATGATCAGACGGTGCCGGACGTGGACGTCGCCCCAGGACCACCCCGCCAGCAAATGAAGCCGATCGGGTTGAATCTGTCGTATGAGGAGGGTACTCGTGGGACGCACGTGGCGATGGCGGGCGATCGCCGAGCCAGCACCGGCGCGGATACCTGCACCCATCCGCCGGTCAGCATGAAACCGATCGTGCCACTGGGTCGCAGTGCCAGCAGTGGCAAACTGTACTACATACGGGAGCGGCACGAGGGCGAAGATCTGCTTGCCAATTTGCTTCGCCTGCGCAACCTTATGTTGAACCAGAATGTGCACACGTGA
- the LOC131288281 gene encoding pachytene checkpoint protein 2 homolog encodes MSDIVYPILVEVACSRGFNKLKQRSEVFQYVHAFVDERQEIPIGTIFTIPVKYVVEVQLCTNIDQFTPRSGLQFNFYELHDAAPEEETVNHGGEEVDIAQHWLLPSRELHGLWESLIYDAEIKDGMLSFAETSMLFSRKGVSTNLVTCNRLALFHGPPGTGKTSLCKAIAQKLSIRLNEHYTHSHLVEINSHSLFSRWFSESGRLVKKVFGEITDLLQDPKCLVCVLVDEIESIVYAREKISSNEPSDSIRVVNAVLTQLDRIRRYSNVFILATSNLTESIDAAFLDRADFVQYIGYPKAQGIYEIYRMALHDLIEVGIIKREETSISSQTLSKSWLGENIPPHAEAIKIDRPPCIVLEMLLQVVELSTGLSGRTLRKIPFLAHAIFVKKESDSLLNFLSAMRQAIRKVRSDNELLGKDMKTLTEKVNGLHLDENVL; translated from the exons ATGAGTGATATCGTCTACCCGATATTGGTTGAAGTTGCCTGTAGCCGAGG ATTCAACAAGTTAAAGCAACGCAGCGAAGTGTTCCAATATGTGCATGCGTTTGTCGACGAGCGCCAAGAAATCCCAATTGGTACGATTTTCACTATACCAGTGAAATACGTCGTAGAAGTGCAACTTTGCACAAATATAGATCAGTTCACGCCCCGCTCGGGGCTGCAGTTCAATTTTTATGAGCTGCATGATGCTGCACCCGAGGAGGAAACAGTAAACCATGGCGGGGAAGAGGTGGACATAGCCCAGCACTGGCTGCTCCCTTCCCGTGAACTGCACGGACTTTGGGAGAGTTTAATCTACGATGCAGAAATCAAGGACGGAATGCTGTCGTTCGCTGAAACATCGATGTTATTCTCCAGGAAGGGCGTCAGTACTAATTTGGTCACCTGTAATCGGTTGGCACTATTTCACGGTCCACCCGGAACCGGCAAGACAAGCTTGTGTAAAGCGATCGCGCAGAAATTGTCCATCCGGTTGAACGAGCATTATACGCATTCCCACCTGGTAGAGATAAATAGTCATAGTTTATTTTCCCGATGGTTCTCCGAGAGCGGTAGGCTGGTGAAAAAAGTGTTTGGTGAGATAACGGACTTGCTGCAGGACCCAAAGTGCTTGGTGTGTGTTCTGGTAGATGAGATCGAGTCGATTGTTTACGCCAGAGAAAAAATTTCCT CCAACGAACCGAGCGACAGCATAAGGGTCGTAAATGCCGTCCTCACGCAGCTTGACCGCATCAGACGATACTCCAATGTGTTCATCCTTGCGACCTCCAACCTGACCGAGAGCATCGATGCTGCATTCCTTGACCGTGCGGATTTCGTGCAGTACATTGGTTATCCGAAGGCGCAGGGAATCTACGAAATTTACCGCATGGCCCTACACGATCTCATCGAAGTGGGCATTATAAAGCGCGAAGAAACATCTATCTCCTCGCAGACTCTCTCGAAAAGTTGGCTCGGCGAGAATATTCCCCCCCATGCGGAAGCAATCAAAATCGATCGACCACCGTGCATTGTACTCGAGATGCTGCTACAGGTGGTGGAACTGTCAACAGGCTTAAGTGGCCGTACACTGCGGAAGATCCCTTTCCTAGCGCACGCCATATTTGTCAAAAAGGAATCGGATAGTCTATTAAACTTTCTTTCCGCTATGCGGCAGGCCATCCGCAAAGTGCGATCCGACAACGAGTTGCTGGGAAAGGATATGAAAACATTAACGGAGAAAGTAAACGGATTACATTTGGATGAAAATGTATTATGA